Genomic DNA from Pseudodesulfovibrio senegalensis:
GCGCCGGAAGATGTTGTCTTCCTGAAAGGCGATGTCCGCTCCCAGCTTGCCGGAAAGCTCCAGAAGCTGGCTGCGGATGCCTGAGGCGTCCTCGGGTGCGCCGCGCACCGAAAATTCCACGCAGGCCCGGGACTGGGAAAGGTCGCTGTCCAGCGGCATGCGGCCGGAAAGCCGGTGGATGGTTTCGATGTTCAGGCCGTTGTCGCGCATGATGGCGGCAATGGCCGACACCTGTTCCGAGGAGATGTGGCGGGCCAGGAGGGTCACGATGTGCCGCGTGCGGTTGGCCGCGGCCACCCAGGCCTCGTATTTTTCCGGCTCCAGCGGATGCAGCTTCATGTTCACGCCCATTTCGTGGGCCGTGAAGAGCATGTCCTTGAGAACGGGTTGCGGATCCACGGGCAGGCGGATGAGTATGCCCAGCGTCAGGAAGTCGTGAATGATGGTCTGGCCGATGTCCAGAATGTCCACGCCGTAGTCCGCGAGGACCGAGGTCAGGCTGGCAGTCAGCCCCGGGCGGTCATGCCCGGTCACGTGTACGAGTATGATTTCTTCCTTGATTGCTGTCATGTCGGCTCCCTGTGGAATGTGCGCGCACCTTCGCACAATTTTCCGCGATGGTAAATCCGCCCCCTTCGTGATTTTCCGGTTGACGGGCCGTTGCTATTTGTCTATTTTGCCAAATAGACAAATTGAGCGGAACACATCGCTCCGCCGAAAAAAACGAAAAGGTGCGATTCATGGAAGCGATCATCACGGAACAACAGTTCGACGGCAGCGCGGCGGTGTTCAAGGCCTTGGGGCATCCCGCCCGGCTGCGCATGGTGCATGCCCTTGCCCGCGGCGAAATGTGCGTCTGCGAGTTGCAGGAGCTGGTTGGGCTGGACGTGTCCACGGTGTCGCGGCATCTGGCCGTGCTCAAGCGGGCCGGTGTGCTTTCGTCGCGCAAGCAGGGCAACTGGGCCTACTACGCCCTTGAGCTGGGCTGCGTGGCCACGCTGCTCGATTGCGTTTTGAACCGCACGGGAAATGAAGGGGAATAGGAATATGCAGGATTTGAAGATGGCGCCGTCCGAACCGTGCGCATGCATGGGCGGGGCACAGGCGCAGGAACAGCGGCAATGGAGTCTTGCCCGTATCATCGTCTTGACCGTGGCGGGTGTGGCCGTGTGGTTCGGGCTGTACATGCAGCTCAAGCCGTTTTCGCGCTGGTTTGCCGAAACCCTGCTCGGTCTTGAGGCCGGAACGCATCTGGGCGAGGCCGTGGCCTTTTTCGTGTACGACACGCCCAAGGTGCTCATGCTGCTGGTGCTGGTGGTCTATGGCGTGGGTATTCTGCGCTCGTTCTTCACGCCCGAGAACACCCGCCGCCTGCTGGCCGGGAAAAAGGAATCCGCGGGCAACGTGCTGGGCGCGCTCCTGGGCGTGGTCACCCCGTTCTGTTCCTGCTCGGCCGTGCCCCTGTTCGTCGGTTTTGTCACGGCGGGCGTGCCGCTGGGCGTGACCTTTTCCTTTCTCATCGCCTCGCCCATGGTCAATGAGCTGGCGCTGGTGCTGCTGTACGGCATGTTCGGCTGGAAGGTGGCCGTCCTGTATGCGGTGACCGGGCTGGGCGTGGCCATCGTGGCCGGATGGATCATCGGACGGCTGGGCATGGAGAACCAGTTGCAGGGTTGGGTGCGCAGCCAGCTTTCCATGGGGGGCGAGGCCCCGCGCGGCAGGATCACGCCTTCGGACCGCGTGCGCGCCGGATTGGGCGCAGTGCGCGACATCGTGGGCAAGGTCTGGCCCTATGTGGTGGCGGGCATTGCCATCGGCGCAGTGATCCACGGCTATGTGCCGCAGGAGTTCATGGCCAGCATCATGGGCCGCGAAGCGTGGTGGTCCGTGCCGCTGGCCGTGGTCATCGGCGTTCCCATGTACACCAACGCCGCGGGCATCGTGCCGGTCATCTACGCCCTGATCGGCAAGGGCGCGGCGCTTGGCACCTCGCTGGCGTTCATGATGTCGGTCATCGCCCTTTCCCTGCCCGAGATGCTCATGCTCAAGAAGGTGCTCAAGGTGCGGCTCATCGCCACGTTCGCCGGGGTCGTGGCTGCGGGCATCCTGCTGGTGGGCTACCTGTTCAACCTGTTCATCTGAGATTTTCCGGGGGCATCCTTGTCACCACGGCCATGCCGGGGTATATGATCGGGTAAAACCGACCATCCCACGGTCATGGAGGCGGCATGAAAACAACGGAT
This window encodes:
- a CDS encoding ArsR/SmtB family transcription factor, which produces MEAIITEQQFDGSAAVFKALGHPARLRMVHALARGEMCVCELQELVGLDVSTVSRHLAVLKRAGVLSSRKQGNWAYYALELGCVATLLDCVLNRTGNEGE
- a CDS encoding permease, producing the protein MQDLKMAPSEPCACMGGAQAQEQRQWSLARIIVLTVAGVAVWFGLYMQLKPFSRWFAETLLGLEAGTHLGEAVAFFVYDTPKVLMLLVLVVYGVGILRSFFTPENTRRLLAGKKESAGNVLGALLGVVTPFCSCSAVPLFVGFVTAGVPLGVTFSFLIASPMVNELALVLLYGMFGWKVAVLYAVTGLGVAIVAGWIIGRLGMENQLQGWVRSQLSMGGEAPRGRITPSDRVRAGLGAVRDIVGKVWPYVVAGIAIGAVIHGYVPQEFMASIMGREAWWSVPLAVVIGVPMYTNAAGIVPVIYALIGKGAALGTSLAFMMSVIALSLPEMLMLKKVLKVRLIATFAGVVAAGILLVGYLFNLFI